Proteins co-encoded in one Sporosarcina sp. FSL K6-1522 genomic window:
- a CDS encoding DedA family protein, whose amino-acid sequence MQQFQDFIIDYGYFAVYFFLAIGIFGLPIPDEIVVTFVGYFASIGLLSYFFSMIIVALGVLSGTLFTYTIGRKIGKPLLRRYGKWVSLTPQRLHLVERWFNRYGLWTVTLGYFIPGMRHLVCYFSGMSGMNIRKYLLFASIGTCISSVLFITLGYFIGI is encoded by the coding sequence ATGCAACAATTCCAAGATTTTATCATCGATTATGGGTACTTCGCTGTCTATTTCTTTTTAGCAATCGGGATTTTCGGTCTTCCCATCCCCGATGAAATTGTTGTCACTTTTGTGGGCTATTTTGCATCCATTGGGTTACTGAGTTATTTCTTTTCAATGATTATCGTCGCACTCGGTGTCCTGTCTGGCACGTTATTTACCTATACCATTGGTCGAAAAATTGGGAAACCTCTTTTGCGGCGATACGGAAAGTGGGTAAGCCTGACACCACAACGATTACATCTTGTCGAAAGATGGTTTAATCGCTACGGATTATGGACCGTCACACTCGGTTATTTCATTCCCGGCATGCGGCATCTCGTCTGCTACTTTTCTGGAATGAGTGGCATGAATATACGTAAGTATTTACTCTTTGCCAGCATCGGTACTTGTATCTCCAGTGTGCTTTTTATTACACTTGGCTATTTTATTGGTATCTAA
- a CDS encoding EsaB/YukD family protein — MYIEITVDLTNYDKDAFDLRLSDYHTMKKLIDIAWQAKSISEKQREGHWVRVVNKNKLFPGHLTLAHCGVTTGDRIEIL; from the coding sequence ATGTATATAGAAATTACGGTTGATCTTACGAATTATGATAAGGACGCATTTGACCTTAGACTATCGGATTACCATACGATGAAAAAACTTATTGATATTGCTTGGCAGGCCAAGTCCATTTCAGAAAAACAACGTGAAGGGCATTGGGTGCGTGTTGTAAATAAAAACAAATTATTTCCAGGGCATTTAACGTTGGCACATTGTGGGGTTACAACGGGGGACCGGATTGAGATACTTTAA
- the pssA gene encoding CDP-diacylglycerol--serine O-phosphatidyltransferase, whose protein sequence is MFLSGYFDATKIKAQLANAITLLNLSFGVLAIILIMNGLHHMSLVFIFLAAVLDRFDGMVARHYHAESLFGKELDSLCDLVSFGLAPALLIYETAMYTTPWAGILVTVFYVLAGAVRLARYNVTEFDGVFCGVPITAAGVAMTLSFFLVPYMQPLFFIVSTLSLALLMVSTIRFTKR, encoded by the coding sequence ATGTTTTTATCAGGTTATTTTGATGCAACAAAAATTAAGGCTCAGTTGGCCAATGCCATTACATTACTAAATCTTAGTTTTGGCGTCCTTGCTATTATTTTGATTATGAATGGCTTACATCATATGAGTTTGGTTTTCATTTTTCTTGCAGCTGTACTAGACCGTTTCGATGGTATGGTGGCGAGACACTACCATGCGGAATCACTTTTTGGTAAAGAGCTCGATTCGTTATGTGATCTTGTATCGTTTGGCTTAGCTCCAGCATTGTTAATTTACGAAACAGCTATGTATACAACACCTTGGGCAGGTATTCTTGTTACTGTTTTTTACGTATTAGCAGGCGCAGTCCGTCTTGCTCGCTACAATGTTACAGAATTTGACGGTGTGTTTTGCGGTGTTCCAATTACAGCAGCGGGAGTTGCGATGACACTAAGCTTTTTCCTTGTTCCCTATATGCAACCATTATTTTTCATTGTATCAACACTCAGCTTAGCGCTATTAATGGTTAGCACCATTCGCTTTACAAAGAGGTAA
- a CDS encoding WXG100 family type VII secretion target: MSGIIRVTPAELAAMANRYNHESGEVGLQIGRLDQMIGELQSSWEGASSAAFAEQYERLKPHFNEMRELLSEVGLQLNRAGEALQDADQQIASQIRG, encoded by the coding sequence ATGTCAGGAATTATTCGCGTAACACCTGCAGAACTGGCCGCAATGGCGAACCGCTATAATCATGAGTCAGGTGAGGTTGGATTGCAGATTGGTCGTCTCGACCAAATGATTGGCGAACTACAATCATCGTGGGAAGGGGCGTCAAGTGCTGCATTTGCGGAGCAATATGAGCGTCTTAAGCCACATTTCAATGAAATGCGTGAGTTATTAAGTGAAGTTGGCCTCCAGTTGAATCGTGCAGGAGAAGCATTGCAAGATGCGGACCAGCAAATTGCAAGTCAAATCCGAGGCTAA
- a CDS encoding NRDE family protein: protein MCLINFHYGEHPNYKLIVAANRDESYARPTAAANYWEDYPNLLAGRDLLHLGTWLGVTKSGRFAALTNYRDPAEFDVDKQSRGDIVKDFLTDIVSPAIFLETLNKNKDAYAGFNVIMGDANTLFYYSNKQAEIVEIPTGTHSLSNHLLNTPWPKVTKGQSRLRDYVLQHDVIEPALLFDILQDTEIAADGQLPDTGVGLELERQLSPLFIKTPDYGTRSSTVVLLGHDQRITFVERTYLNGELASENRFEI from the coding sequence ATGTGTTTGATTAATTTTCATTATGGGGAGCATCCGAACTATAAATTGATTGTTGCAGCAAATCGGGATGAATCCTATGCACGTCCGACTGCGGCGGCTAATTATTGGGAGGATTATCCGAATCTATTAGCAGGTCGTGACTTGCTTCATTTGGGGACATGGCTAGGGGTTACGAAGTCCGGTCGTTTTGCAGCATTGACTAACTACCGTGACCCGGCGGAATTCGATGTGGACAAGCAGTCGCGTGGTGATATTGTGAAGGATTTTTTAACGGATATTGTTTCACCAGCTATATTTCTAGAAACGTTGAATAAAAATAAGGATGCGTATGCGGGCTTCAATGTCATTATGGGCGATGCGAATACCTTATTTTATTATTCAAATAAACAGGCAGAGATAGTAGAAATTCCGACAGGGACGCATAGTTTGAGTAATCATTTGTTGAATACGCCTTGGCCAAAAGTGACGAAAGGTCAGTCAAGGCTTCGAGATTATGTACTGCAACATGATGTGATTGAACCAGCTTTGCTTTTTGACATACTACAAGACACGGAGATAGCAGCGGATGGGCAATTGCCGGATACAGGTGTGGGATTGGAACTTGAGCGCCAATTGTCACCGCTTTTTATTAAAACACCTGATTACGGAACGCGCTCTTCCACAGTCGTTTTGCTTGGTCATGATCAACGGATCACTTTTGTGGAACGTACATATTTGAATGGGGAACTAGCGAGTGAAAATCGCTTTGAGATATAG
- the metE gene encoding 5-methyltetrahydropteroyltriglutamate--homocysteine S-methyltransferase, producing MSIISSTIGYPYIGGNREWKKALEAFWAGKLEEDVFLADIEKLRLERLQKQQDAGIDFIPVGDFTLYDRMLDTAVMFGMVPERFGWQGGEVSLRTYFSIARGNDDAVASEMTKWFNTNYHYIVPEYRQRKLTLTENKPLTAYLEAKEKLGIDGKPVLIGPYTFLKQSKGFEKKDIPGFILQLIPLYSRILNELSEAGATWIQLEEPILSTSLTKEDLQTVKEIYKQLTEAAPNIKIMLQTYFDSLESYEEVIALPVAGIGLDFAQGAEKNLAHLQTHGFPADKVLAVGLIDGRNIWRADLQNKAALLGTLTQLVPANRIWVQPSSSLQHVPVTVQSEVKLVATIKASLAFADEKLAEVTTLVKGVREGNQAIADAVVASVTARQKLAELPARNHPDLLQAVQSIREQDSTRNAPFKERRDKQQETFNLPLLPTTTIGSFPQTPEVRRARTKWRKGESTDAQYREFVRNEIKQWVDIQEDIGLDVFVHGEFERNDMVEYFGEKLGGFVFTEKAWVVSYGSRCVKPPIIYGDVTFIDPMTVDESVYAQSLTDKPMKGMLTGPVTILNWSFVRDDISRKDVTYQIALALRKEIEALEASGIHIIQVDEPALREGLPLKKSEWDEYLEWAINAFRLSTASVQDTTQIHTHMCYCEFNDFIDSISRLDADVISIETSRSHGDLVSAFNDFSYDKGIGLGVYDIHSPRVPEVQEMVDIIEQGLGVLEPSQFWINPDCGLKTRKYEETIASLKNMVVATNKMRERYAVLQK from the coding sequence ATGTCAATTATCAGCAGTACGATCGGCTACCCGTATATCGGGGGCAACAGAGAATGGAAAAAAGCGCTCGAAGCATTTTGGGCTGGAAAATTAGAAGAGGATGTATTTCTAGCTGACATCGAAAAACTTCGCTTGGAACGACTCCAAAAACAACAGGATGCAGGCATTGACTTCATTCCTGTTGGAGATTTCACGTTATACGACCGGATGCTCGATACAGCGGTGATGTTCGGAATGGTGCCTGAGCGCTTCGGCTGGCAAGGTGGAGAGGTATCACTTAGAACGTATTTCTCGATTGCACGTGGGAATGATGACGCCGTTGCATCTGAAATGACGAAATGGTTCAATACAAACTATCATTATATCGTGCCTGAATACAGGCAGAGAAAACTAACATTAACAGAAAACAAACCACTTACAGCCTATCTCGAAGCAAAAGAAAAGTTAGGCATTGATGGTAAACCTGTCTTAATCGGTCCTTATACATTTTTAAAACAATCAAAAGGCTTTGAGAAAAAAGATATTCCAGGATTCATTTTGCAGCTCATTCCCCTGTACAGCCGAATTCTGAACGAGTTATCGGAAGCGGGTGCTACATGGATTCAACTAGAGGAGCCAATCCTTTCAACCTCTTTGACAAAAGAAGACCTACAAACCGTCAAAGAGATTTACAAGCAGTTAACAGAAGCAGCCCCGAATATTAAAATTATGTTACAAACCTACTTCGATTCACTGGAATCATACGAAGAAGTTATCGCACTACCTGTCGCTGGAATCGGTCTCGACTTTGCACAAGGAGCTGAGAAAAACCTTGCGCACTTACAAACTCATGGGTTCCCGGCTGATAAAGTACTGGCTGTTGGCCTAATTGATGGACGTAATATTTGGCGTGCAGATTTACAGAATAAAGCAGCTCTGCTCGGTACATTGACACAGCTTGTGCCAGCGAATCGTATTTGGGTACAACCTTCAAGCAGTCTACAGCACGTTCCGGTTACTGTACAATCAGAAGTAAAACTTGTCGCAACGATCAAAGCATCGCTTGCTTTTGCAGATGAAAAACTTGCGGAAGTCACAACGCTTGTGAAAGGCGTACGCGAAGGGAATCAAGCTATCGCTGATGCAGTAGTAGCAAGTGTAACTGCACGTCAAAAGCTCGCGGAACTACCCGCAAGAAATCATCCTGATTTACTGCAAGCCGTTCAAAGTATCAGAGAACAAGATAGCACACGAAACGCACCATTCAAAGAACGTCGTGACAAGCAACAAGAAACATTCAACTTGCCACTGTTACCCACAACGACAATTGGTAGTTTCCCACAAACACCAGAAGTACGACGCGCACGAACAAAATGGCGCAAAGGCGAATCGACAGATGCACAATATCGTGAATTCGTCCGCAATGAAATCAAGCAATGGGTTGATATTCAAGAGGATATTGGGCTGGATGTCTTCGTTCATGGCGAATTCGAGCGAAATGACATGGTTGAATATTTCGGCGAAAAATTGGGTGGCTTTGTTTTCACTGAAAAAGCTTGGGTCGTTTCTTACGGTTCACGCTGTGTCAAGCCGCCTATCATTTACGGCGATGTGACCTTTATCGACCCAATGACTGTAGATGAGTCGGTCTATGCTCAATCCTTAACGGATAAACCGATGAAAGGGATGCTGACAGGTCCTGTGACCATCTTGAACTGGTCATTTGTACGTGATGATATTTCACGTAAAGATGTTACCTATCAGATTGCACTTGCCCTGCGTAAAGAAATCGAAGCATTGGAAGCGTCCGGCATCCACATTATCCAAGTGGATGAACCCGCTCTTCGTGAAGGCTTGCCACTAAAAAAATCAGAGTGGGATGAGTACCTCGAATGGGCCATCAATGCATTCAGACTGTCAACGGCTTCCGTGCAAGATACAACGCAAATTCATACGCACATGTGCTACTGCGAATTCAATGACTTTATCGATTCCATTAGTAGACTCGATGCAGATGTTATTTCCATTGAAACATCCCGAAGCCACGGTGATCTCGTTTCTGCCTTCAATGACTTCTCGTACGATAAAGGAATCGGTCTCGGCGTCTATGACATCCATAGCCCGCGTGTACCTGAAGTGCAAGAAATGGTCGATATCATCGAGCAAGGTCTTGGTGTACTTGAGCCAAGTCAATTTTGGATCAACCCAGACTGTGGCCTAAAAACAAGAAAGTACGAAGAAACGATTGCATCCTTGAAAAACATGGTTGTTGCTACAAATAAAATGCGTGAACGTTACGCTGTTTTACAGAAATAA
- a CDS encoding ferritin: MISQRLADALNKQMNNEFDAAQSYMAMGAYCEYNNYSGFANYYLQQAEEERFHGMKIYNYLNDRGFQAKFSATSEPKIDFSSILDTFEAGLQQEKTVTKNFYELTDLAWEEKEHATISFLRWFLDEQVEEEASFDTHIEYLKRIGEDKNALFIYEKELGQRTFSPETGE, translated from the coding sequence ATGATTAGTCAACGATTAGCAGATGCGCTTAACAAACAAATGAACAACGAATTCGATGCTGCCCAATCGTATATGGCAATGGGTGCTTACTGCGAATACAATAATTACAGCGGCTTTGCCAACTATTATCTCCAACAGGCCGAGGAAGAACGCTTTCACGGCATGAAAATTTACAACTATTTAAATGACCGAGGCTTCCAAGCCAAATTTTCTGCAACATCCGAACCTAAAATTGATTTCAGCTCCATCTTAGATACCTTTGAAGCAGGGTTACAACAAGAAAAAACAGTCACGAAAAATTTCTATGAACTGACAGATTTGGCGTGGGAAGAAAAAGAACATGCGACCATTTCCTTTTTAAGATGGTTCTTGGACGAGCAAGTTGAAGAAGAAGCTTCCTTCGATACACATATCGAGTATTTGAAACGCATTGGCGAAGACAAAAATGCTTTATTCATCTACGAAAAAGAACTCGGCCAACGTACATTTTCACCAGAAACAGGAGAATAA
- a CDS encoding EAL domain-containing protein, with protein sequence MQHMHGTHDISLVVLSFAIAFMASLTALDTARRVHFSTGWQRKLWLLSGSFAMGIGIWAMHFIAMIAFELPVPIYYDLVLVFVSIIVAIAASMCGLYFSCKTNMNIAKLVVGGTIMGIGISGMHYIGMAAMEGIHITYQPVYFVVSICIAIGASIIALMLTFRFRESQQGIGNKAKIVSGMVMAIAIAGMHYTGMFGARFIPDHQIAEIDKTSLDMDAVVTAVTISTIVILGIVLVISFVLDRRLDEEITFKDAILESVLDCLIIINNKGNIIECNPAVTTTFGHAREELIGQHMEQKLLGRLAENNVETEKIQYNQRVEMTGIRCNGETFPVELTVTKIKKEGLPLFTVYMRDITQLKQSEETIWKMAYRDSLTGLPNRRFFSEHLNVSLIEAEVHETKLAVIFLDLDHFKLINDSMGHAFGDILLKSVAERLRKCVEAPDIVARNGGDEFTLILQDTNDQLAETVVENIIYALNEPFDLGEQEVFISTSIGISMYPADGEDQEVLVKNADTAMYEAKEQGRNGYSFFKAGHEMKMLKKHQLGNELRMALERDELILHYQPRLHMGSGQIIGVEALVRWIHPEKGFIPPDEFIPQAEELGLIVPIGEWVLRTAVAQCKKWQEQGLSLQMSVNLSAVQFQKADIVKVVSETLQREELAPGLLNLEITESMMMNAEYSIRVLQELKTLGVQLSVDDFGTGYNSLSSLKKMPLDYLKIDRSFMHNIPDDPENTAIVKAIISIAQSLNLNVIAEGIEEEQQLAFLQQLHCHEIQGYLVCRPVPAQELERFLADYMSLQVLQLLDGKSASETIKSSSPL encoded by the coding sequence ATGCAACATATGCATGGAACTCATGATATATCATTGGTTGTACTGTCATTTGCGATTGCTTTTATGGCTTCACTCACAGCTCTTGATACGGCGAGGAGGGTTCATTTTTCAACTGGTTGGCAAAGGAAGCTATGGTTGCTAAGTGGTTCGTTCGCAATGGGAATTGGGATTTGGGCAATGCATTTTATTGCGATGATTGCCTTTGAATTGCCTGTACCAATTTACTATGATTTAGTTCTGGTGTTCGTTTCGATTATTGTTGCGATTGCAGCATCTATGTGCGGCCTGTACTTTAGTTGCAAAACAAACATGAATATCGCGAAATTAGTTGTCGGTGGGACCATTATGGGGATCGGAATAAGCGGCATGCATTATATTGGAATGGCTGCAATGGAAGGCATACATATTACTTATCAGCCCGTTTACTTCGTTGTTTCAATTTGTATAGCAATCGGTGCTTCGATTATTGCACTTATGCTGACGTTTCGATTCCGTGAAAGTCAACAAGGAATAGGCAACAAAGCAAAAATCGTTAGTGGAATGGTGATGGCCATTGCCATTGCAGGTATGCACTATACAGGGATGTTTGGAGCAAGGTTCATACCAGACCATCAAATTGCAGAAATCGATAAGACATCTCTTGATATGGATGCAGTCGTTACAGCTGTGACGATTAGTACAATTGTTATACTTGGAATTGTGTTGGTGATTTCGTTTGTATTGGATCGAAGATTAGATGAAGAAATTACCTTTAAAGATGCTATTCTTGAGTCCGTATTAGATTGTTTAATTATTATTAACAATAAGGGCAATATCATCGAATGTAATCCTGCGGTGACAACAACATTTGGCCATGCGCGAGAAGAGCTAATTGGTCAGCATATGGAGCAAAAACTGTTGGGGCGGTTAGCTGAGAATAACGTAGAAACAGAAAAAATACAGTACAATCAACGTGTAGAAATGACTGGTATTCGCTGTAATGGGGAGACATTCCCAGTCGAATTGACTGTGACGAAAATTAAAAAAGAAGGATTACCCCTGTTTACGGTATATATGCGCGATATAACACAGCTTAAGCAATCGGAAGAAACAATCTGGAAAATGGCTTACAGAGATTCTCTGACGGGTTTGCCCAATCGCCGTTTTTTTAGTGAACATCTGAATGTGTCGTTAATAGAAGCAGAAGTGCATGAGACAAAGCTTGCTGTAATATTTTTAGATTTGGATCATTTTAAGCTTATCAATGATTCTATGGGACATGCTTTTGGCGATATATTATTAAAAAGTGTGGCGGAAAGACTACGTAAATGCGTAGAAGCACCGGATATTGTTGCGCGAAATGGTGGCGATGAGTTTACACTTATTTTGCAGGATACAAATGACCAGTTAGCAGAAACAGTCGTTGAAAACATTATATATGCGTTAAACGAACCGTTTGATCTTGGAGAACAGGAAGTCTTTATCTCGACGAGTATTGGAATCTCGATGTATCCAGCAGATGGAGAGGATCAGGAAGTTCTTGTGAAGAATGCAGATACTGCAATGTATGAAGCGAAAGAACAGGGGCGGAATGGCTATTCATTTTTCAAGGCTGGACATGAGATGAAAATGTTGAAAAAGCATCAGCTGGGGAATGAGCTTCGAATGGCGTTGGAGCGCGATGAATTGATTTTACACTATCAACCGAGACTTCATATGGGGAGCGGACAAATTATAGGGGTAGAGGCGTTAGTACGCTGGATTCATCCTGAAAAGGGATTCATCCCACCTGATGAGTTTATTCCGCAAGCTGAAGAGCTGGGATTGATCGTCCCGATTGGTGAGTGGGTTTTACGAACGGCGGTTGCTCAATGTAAAAAGTGGCAAGAACAAGGTCTATCATTGCAAATGTCTGTCAATCTGTCCGCCGTGCAGTTCCAAAAAGCAGATATTGTAAAAGTGGTTTCAGAAACATTGCAGCGCGAGGAATTAGCGCCTGGATTGTTAAATCTGGAAATTACGGAAAGTATGATGATGAATGCAGAGTACTCTATTCGAGTATTGCAGGAGTTGAAAACATTAGGCGTGCAGCTTAGTGTAGATGATTTTGGGACAGGGTATAATTCGCTGAGCAGTTTGAAGAAAATGCCACTGGATTACCTGAAAATAGATCGATCCTTTATGCACAATATTCCTGATGATCCTGAGAATACAGCGATTGTGAAGGCAATTATTTCGATTGCACAAAGTTTGAATTTGAATGTTATTGCGGAAGGGATAGAAGAGGAGCAACAACTCGCATTTCTTCAGCAACTTCATTGCCATGAGATACAAGGCTATCTAGTCTGTCGTCCAGTCCCGGCTCAGGAGTTGGAAAGGTTTCTAGCTGATTATATGAGTCTTCAGGTATTGCAATTACTTGACGGTAAAAGTGCCAGTGAGACAATAAAATCCAGCTCTCCGTTGTGA
- a CDS encoding spore coat protein, protein MTFLNKIKNPKTQVSTKANVDDNDMLSAALATEKNMCDTYVKAMQEASHDNFYLLLFDMFKETSRERRKLVDLQFQHGWLTLTKAPTTEVAALEQEFNEAKQQLQ, encoded by the coding sequence ATGACTTTTTTGAATAAAATCAAAAACCCTAAGACGCAGGTTTCTACGAAAGCAAATGTCGACGATAACGATATGTTGAGTGCCGCACTGGCAACGGAAAAAAACATGTGTGATACCTATGTAAAGGCCATGCAAGAGGCAAGTCACGACAATTTCTATTTACTCCTTTTTGACATGTTTAAAGAAACATCTCGCGAACGGCGGAAATTAGTAGACCTACAGTTTCAACATGGTTGGTTGACGCTGACAAAGGCACCTACTACAGAAGTAGCGGCGCTTGAACAGGAATTTAATGAGGCGAAACAGCAACTACAATAA
- a CDS encoding VanZ family protein, which produces MTATKFLCYCLHMKKIILLLILLAVLFVSSGQTYEQQSIVPDLEHWLPGKPLESVLSKLEIPYWGITVSVEERGYYYFVEFLLRKSAHFFMFGLIALAVYFVLPKHGFRTWTAAIITFLIAMADEYHQSLTGGRTPSFQDVMLDTAGAITALIVLRFPLLVTRRQTKKIR; this is translated from the coding sequence ATGACAGCAACCAAGTTTTTATGCTACTGTTTGCATATGAAAAAAATCATTTTACTTTTAATCCTGCTTGCTGTGTTATTTGTGTCATCAGGGCAGACATATGAGCAACAATCTATCGTACCGGATCTTGAACATTGGTTGCCAGGGAAGCCGCTGGAATCCGTACTGTCGAAACTAGAAATCCCTTATTGGGGCATCACCGTTTCTGTTGAAGAGCGAGGTTATTACTACTTTGTAGAGTTTTTGCTTAGAAAAAGCGCGCATTTCTTCATGTTCGGCTTGATCGCATTGGCGGTTTACTTTGTATTGCCGAAGCATGGCTTTCGTACATGGACGGCTGCTATCATCACCTTCCTCATTGCGATGGCTGATGAGTACCACCAATCATTAACAGGAGGACGCACACCATCATTTCAAGATGTCATGCTTGATACGGCTGGGGCCATAACAGCATTGATTGTATTGCGCTTCCCCCTACTCGTTACACGCAGGCAAACGAAAAAAATCCGCTAA
- a CDS encoding phosphatidylserine decarboxylase, whose translation MKRTLFKYFVELTGNPVSSSLLKSFTTSRLSQPLVRPFSTVYHINEEEMEYPLHHYKSLQAFFTRQLQEGRRQIDDSPNTMISPVDGVLSGMGQIDASQTFLIKDHQYRLDEIMGTDKQASPYKDGFYFIFYLSPSHYHHFHYPMTGELISRYALGGVSYPVNNLGLRLGQSPFSTNHRLISEVQTPYGKMAIVKVGALNVNSIQILNASKECVKGNAFGHFSFGSTVILFVENHPDFTPTVHLNTEVKVGQPVGEWIQQ comes from the coding sequence ATGAAAAGAACATTGTTTAAATATTTTGTAGAGCTAACGGGCAACCCCGTTTCTTCTTCACTTTTAAAGTCGTTTACCACTTCACGATTAAGCCAACCACTCGTACGACCATTTTCTACTGTCTATCACATCAATGAAGAGGAAATGGAGTACCCACTTCACCATTACAAAAGCTTACAAGCCTTTTTCACACGACAGTTACAAGAGGGACGCCGTCAAATAGATGATTCTCCGAACACGATGATTTCTCCCGTCGATGGTGTTCTGAGTGGGATGGGGCAAATTGATGCTTCTCAGACGTTCCTTATCAAAGACCACCAGTACCGGCTGGACGAAATCATGGGCACTGACAAACAAGCTTCGCCTTATAAAGATGGCTTCTACTTTATCTTCTATCTTTCTCCTAGTCATTATCACCATTTCCATTATCCAATGACAGGTGAATTGATCTCTCGCTATGCACTTGGCGGTGTATCCTACCCAGTGAATAATTTAGGATTGCGACTTGGACAGAGCCCATTTTCCACCAATCATCGATTAATTTCCGAGGTACAAACGCCTTACGGTAAAATGGCGATTGTAAAAGTAGGCGCGTTAAACGTGAATAGTATCCAGATCCTTAACGCATCAAAAGAATGTGTAAAAGGAAATGCATTCGGTCATTTCAGCTTCGGTTCCACCGTCATTCTTTTCGTTGAAAATCATCCAGACTTCACACCGACAGTTCACTTGAATACAGAGGTAAAAGTAGGCCAACCGGTTGGAGAATGGATACAGCAATAG
- a CDS encoding DEAD/DEAH box helicase — protein MIKMTFQDFRLSSEITRALDGLGYTSPTEVQEKVMPAAMARHDLVVKSQTGSGKTAAFGIPICEMVNWDENKPQALILTPTRELADQVKEDITNIGRFKRIRAAAVYGKHPFAYQKEELKQKCHVVVGTPGRVLDHIERGTLVLDRIDFFVLDEADEMLNMGFIDQVESIINRLPKNRTTMLFSATLPEKIAQLSSRYMKEPKRIEIASTVTLTDQIDHSLIVVREQQKFDLLRDVTVVENPDSCIIFCRTKDQVDTVTEQLEQLFYTCDGLHGGMMQEDRFEVMDAFKRGEFRYLVATDVAARGIDIDSITHVINYDIPLETESYVHRVGRTGRAGKRGKAITFVTPHEEKFLADIEAYIGFAIPQRNAPSKQSVDAAKDAFIAKLETRPKLKRNKNEQVNKDIMKLYFNGGKKKKLRAFDFVGTITSIPGITAEDIGIIKIQDTVTYIDILNGKGKLVLSEMKTKTVKGKQLKVHKANK, from the coding sequence CTGATAAAAATGACATTTCAAGATTTTCGCTTAAGCAGTGAGATTACACGGGCGCTCGACGGGCTTGGGTATACATCACCTACAGAAGTGCAGGAGAAGGTCATGCCAGCAGCGATGGCAAGGCATGATTTGGTTGTGAAATCGCAGACGGGAAGCGGGAAGACGGCGGCGTTCGGCATTCCGATTTGTGAGATGGTGAATTGGGATGAGAATAAGCCACAGGCGCTGATTTTAACGCCGACGCGTGAGCTTGCAGATCAGGTTAAGGAAGATATAACGAACATTGGTCGTTTTAAGCGGATTCGTGCAGCGGCTGTTTATGGGAAGCATCCATTTGCTTATCAAAAAGAAGAACTGAAGCAAAAATGTCACGTTGTTGTCGGTACGCCCGGGCGTGTCTTGGATCATATTGAGCGTGGGACACTTGTGCTGGACCGCATTGATTTTTTCGTGTTGGATGAAGCAGATGAAATGCTGAATATGGGCTTTATTGACCAAGTGGAATCCATCATTAATCGCTTACCGAAAAATCGGACGACGATGTTATTTTCTGCGACATTACCAGAAAAAATTGCACAGTTAAGCAGTCGTTATATGAAGGAGCCAAAGCGTATTGAGATTGCGTCAACCGTTACATTGACGGACCAAATTGACCATTCGCTTATCGTTGTGAGGGAGCAGCAGAAGTTTGACTTGTTGCGCGACGTGACGGTCGTTGAAAATCCGGATAGCTGTATTATTTTCTGTCGTACGAAAGATCAGGTTGATACGGTCACGGAGCAGCTTGAGCAACTGTTTTATACATGTGATGGACTACATGGTGGAATGATGCAGGAAGATCGCTTTGAAGTGATGGATGCATTTAAACGTGGTGAATTCCGTTATTTGGTGGCAACGGATGTTGCAGCGCGGGGAATTGACATTGACAGTATTACGCACGTCATTAACTACGATATCCCATTGGAAACGGAAAGCTATGTCCATAGAGTAGGGCGAACAGGGCGTGCTGGCAAAAGAGGAAAGGCGATTACATTTGTTACTCCGCATGAAGAGAAGTTTTTAGCAGATATCGAAGCGTATATTGGCTTTGCCATTCCGCAGCGCAATGCGCCATCGAAGCAATCTGTGGATGCAGCGAAGGATGCATTCATTGCCAAGCTGGAAACACGGCCTAAACTGAAAAGGAACAAAAACGAACAAGTGAACAAGGATATTATGAAGCTCTATTTCAACGGTGGGAAAAAGAAAAAGCTACGTGCCTTTGATTTCGTCGGCACGATTACAAGTATTCCTGGTATCACTGCTGAAGATATCGGTATCATTAAAATCCAGGACACGGTGACGTATATCGATATCCTCAATGGCAAAGGGAAGCTCGTATTGAGTGAAATGAAAACGAAGACGGTTAAGGGGAAGCAATTGAAAGTGCATAAGGCGAATAAATAA